One segment of Panicum virgatum strain AP13 chromosome 3K, P.virgatum_v5, whole genome shotgun sequence DNA contains the following:
- the LOC120700523 gene encoding translation initiation factor IF-2-like gives MNAITRHPFNSSSASSWAHLAAPAAPRHAASAAPRSPPRACLAALATPYRGTASPHPAAPRRAGCAPSWPHLAPRPCSAAAATGRSPLPVADPPRRVLLAAPAPHRGPARRGHSSPHRRFLAAAAPCCCSQSQTRRAVPAAPCPGHASPAPP, from the coding sequence ATGAACGCAATAACACGACACCCGTTCAATTCCAGCAGCGCCTCGTCTTGGGCCCACCTCGCCGCGCCTGCCGCTCCCCGCCACGCCGCGTCGGCCGCTCCCCGCTCCCCGCCGCGggcctgcctcgccgcgctAGCCACTCCCTATCGCGGGACTGCCTCGCCGCATCCTGCTgctccccgccgcgccggctgCGCCCCGTCGTGGCCCCACCTCGCGCCCCggccgtgctccgccgccgctgccacgggCCGCAGCCCGCTCCCCGTCGCAGACCCGCCGCGCCGGGTGCTTCTCGCCGCGCCGGCTCCCCACCGTGGACCAGCTCGCCGCGGCCACTCCTCGCCGCACCGACGgttcctcgccgcggccgctccTTGCTGCTGCTCCCAATCGCAGACCCGCCGCGCTGTGCCGGCGGCCCCCTGCCCCGGCcacgcctcgccggcgccacctTGA
- the LOC120697083 gene encoding probable calcium-binding protein CML18 → MASVKQGGDAAKGAGGGGGLGMPAAEVEQVFRRYDANGDGKISAEELASVLRALGAPPGPGEVRRMMDEMDTDRDGFVDLAEFVAFHCAARPEGEDEDGGAAEAELREAFRMYDADRNGLISARELHRVLRQLGDKCSVADCSRMIRSVDADGDGSVNFDEFKKMMGAGTGARR, encoded by the coding sequence ATGGCGAGCGTCAAGcagggcggcgacgcggcgaaGGGCGCGGGAGGCGGAGGGGGCCTCGggatgccggcggcggaggtggagcaGGTGTTCCGGCGCTACGACGCCAACGGCGACGGCAAGATCTCGGCGGAGGAGCTGGCGTCCGTGCTGCGGGCGCTgggcgcgccgccggggcccgGGGAGGTGCGCCGCATGATGGACGAGATGGACACCGACCGCGACGGCTTCGTCGACCTCGCCGAGTTCGTCGCCTTCCactgcgccgcccggccggagggggaggacgaggacggcggcgccgcggaggcCGAGCTGCGCGAGGCCTTCCGCATGTACGACGCCGACCGCAACGGCCTCATCTCCGCGCGGGAGCTCCACCGCGTCCTGCGCCAGCTCGGGGACAAGTGCTCCGTCGCCGACTGCTCCCGGATGATCCGCTCCGtcgacgccgacggcgacggcagcgTCAACTTCGACGAGTTCAAGAAGATGATGGGCGCCGGCACCGGAGCCAGGCGCTAG